The genomic region GTACTGTTATCTATATCCCTGTTCCTTTCCATAAAAAACTGAGGCTCAAACCTTATCATTTTTCCTCCTTAAAACCTTCTTCTGTTTCTATTTTCTCAAGCTCTTTTAACACCTGTTCTTTAGCAGTTCCACCTATGATGTTTCTACTTGAAGTGGAACCTTCTACACTCATTAAATTTAAAACATCTCCGTCAAATGCGTCCGAAAACTGTTTAAATTCTTCTATCGTCATTGATTCAAGCGTTTTTTTGTTATCAAGACAGTAAGCAACGATTTCACCAACAATCCTGTGGGCATCCCTAAATGGAACGCCTTTCTTTGCAAGATAGTCCGCAACATCGGTAGCAAGGGAAAAACCTTTTGAGGCCTGAACCTTCATTCTATCTTTTTTGGGCTTCATTCCCTTTACGACCCTTGAGTTTACGGCAAGGGCAAGCTTAACTGTATCTATTGCATCAAATAGAGGTTCTTTATCCTCCTGCAAATCTCTGTTGTAGGTCATCGGAAGCCCTTTAATGATGGTAAGAATAGCCACAAGATCACCGTAAACTCTACCTGTTTTTCCCCTTGTAAGCTCTGAAACATCAGGATTTTTCTTTTGAGGCATTATGGAACTTCCCGTACAGAAAGCATCCGGTAAATCTATAAATCCAAACTCTTCCGTTGACCAGAGAATCAACTCTTCTGAAAGTCTTGAAAGGTGGGCCATTACAAGAGCACAGTTAAAAATCGTTTCAGCAACAAAGTCTCTATCACTTACCGCATCCATGCTGTTTCTTGATACAGAATCAAACCCTAAAAGGGAAGCAGTAAACTCTCTATCAAGGGGATAACTTGTTCCTGCTAAAGCCGCAGAACCAAGAGGCATAACATTTACTCTTTTTAATGTGTCTTTAAAACGCTCCTCATCCCGTTTAAACATCTGATAGTAAGCAAGCATGTGGTGAGCATATAGGACAGGTTGGGCTATCTGAAGGTGCGTATAACCGGGCATAATTACATCAATATATTTCTTTGCCTGAAGATAAAAGGCTTTCCTTAACTTTTTTAAAAGGGAAATAATCTCGTTTATTTCATGCCTTACGTAAAGTCTCACATCTGTGGCAACCTGGTCGTTTCTTGATCTTCCTGTATGCAGCTTACCACCAACAGGACCTATCTTTTCAATAAGCCTCTTTTCTATGTTCATATGAACGTCTTCAAGTTCCTGCTTCCATTCAAACTTTCCCTCTTCTATCTCTCTTAAAATCTCGTTAAGACCATCAACTATTTTTTTTGCTTCTTCCTCTTTGAGTATTCCCTGTTTTGCGAGCATCGTAACGTGAGCGATACTACCTGCAATGTCAAATGGCGCAAGCCTTCTATCGTAAGATACCGATTCCGTGTACTTTTCTACAAGAGCGTCTGTAGACTCCTTAAATCTGCCACCCCACAACTTTTTTTCGCTTTCAGCCATTAAACCTCCTTGTTTATTCGGTTGGTTGTAATTATAATTCAAAAAAGCAAAAAGGAGGATAAAATGCTTGATGAACACGTAAAAGAGGCCCTGACTTTTGATGATGTTCTACTTGTTCCTAACTACTCAGAAGTTTTACCTACGCAGGTTGACGTTTCAACACAGTTAACAAAAAGAATCAGGTTGAACATTCCTATAATGAGTGCCGCCATGGATACCGTTACCGAAGCAGACCTTGCCATCGCAATCGCAAGACAGGGCGGTATAGGTATTATTCACAAAAACATGACAATAGAAGAGCAGGCGGAAGAAGTAGATAGAGTAAAGAGGTCTGAAAGTGGAATGATCGTTAAGCCTGTCACCGTCTCTCCTGAACAGACAATAGCAGATGCTGAAGCCCTTATGAGAAAGTATAAAATATCAGGCCTTCCCGTTACAGATCAAAATGGAAAACTACTCGGTATCATCACAAACAGAGACATAAGGTTTGTCAAAAATTTCACCATAAAAATATCAGAAGTTATGACAAAGGAAGATTTAAAAACCGTTCCCGTTGGAACAACTCTTGAGCAGGCAAAAGAGATTCTTCACAAGTACAAAATTGAAAAGCTCCCTGTAGTTGATGAAAATGGATATCTCAAAGGCTTAATTACTATCAAAGACATTGAAAAGAAAGAAAAGTATCCTCTTGCCAGCAAGGACGAACTCGGAAGATTAATGGTTGGAGCAGCTGTTGGTGTTGGTCCTGACGCACTGGAAAGGGTAACAGCACTCGTTGAAGCCGGTGTTGACATTATCGTAATTGATACCGCCCACGGTCACTCTAAAAAGGTTCTCGAAACAGTAGAAAGGGTAAAAGCAGAATTTCCTGAACTTGACGTAATCGCTGGAAACGTTGCCACAGCAGAAGCAACAGAAGCACTCATTAAGGCAGGTGCCGACGCGGTAAAAGTGGGAATCGGACCCGGTTCAATATGTACTACAAGAATTGTTGCAGGCGTTGGTGTCCCGCAACTTACGGCCGTTGCCGAGTGTGTTAAAGTTGCCGATAAATACGGCATAAGCATCATTGCCGATGGTGGTATAAAATTCTCCGGTGACGTTGCAAAAGCCATAGGAGCCGGAGCAAGAGTTGTAATGATAGGAAGCCTCTTTGCCGGAACAAAAGAGAGCCCGGGCGAACTTATCCTCTATCAGGGAAGAAGTTACAAGGTTTATAGAGGCATGGGGTCTCTCGGTGCAATGAAAAAGGGAAGCAAAGACAGATACTTCCAGTCTGAAGTTGAAGAGAAAAAGCTTGTTCCAGAAGGTATTGAAGGTATGGTTCCATACAGAGGACCTCTTGCTGACACGATCCATCAGCTTGTCGGCGGACTAAAAGCGGGAATGGGATACTGCGGTGCCGCTAACATAGAAGAGATGAGAAAGAAAGCAAGATTTGTTAAGATAACAGCTTCAGGACTTAAGGAGTCTCACGTTCACGATGTAATCATCACAAAAGAAGCTCCAAACTATTGGATTGAAAGATAAAATTATGCCCCCCTCGGGGGCTTCTTCATTCACACGCAGACTCTATTATTTCTACTATTTCATCAGCACTTTCAACATTTGCAACGTAAAACTTTAAATAGTGTCTTTCATCTATGTAAATAGCAAAAACGGTGACTAGTGTAATGACAAAAATTAAAAGAGTAATAGCTCTCTTTATAAGCGTCATTCTAAATGCCACAATCGGTTGTGCTTTTAATTATAACCTCTTGAAATACAATTGAGAATGATTATCTTTTTAAGATAAAATAGTTAAAGGAGGTAAGTATGGCAGAGTTAAACGAAAAGGAAAAGGCCGTTTTTGAATTCATGAAAGAGAAAGGCAAGCCAGTTCGTCCCGGTGACGTTGCAAAAGCGATTGGTATGGAAAGCAAAGAGGTTTCTAAAATCATCAAATCTTTGAGAGAAAAAGGGCTTGTTAACTCACCAAAAAGATGTTACTACGCACCTGTTGAAAGTTAATAGATACATTCAAGGGGATACACTCTGTTTAAAAGATAGATACAGCCGTTCCGCCGGTTTTTTATTAGGGCCGGCGGATCATTCAAATAAGGATCCCTGTAAGGAACGGCAAAAATTGAACTTTCAAGTTTTCTTTTCAACTTATCAGGCAAAACAGTTTCAGCACCTTTAACCGCCACTGTACTTTTACTTTTTCTACCGACGGCTATTCCTTCCCTAACACCAAAACCAGCCATCTGCAAAGCCTTTCTAACAGGTAAAGATGAAGAATATGTGGCAAGTATCCCCCCTTTTCTAACCATTTCAGAAATTTTCTTAAAGAAATCAAAACTCCAGAGTTCTGGATTGACTTTTGGAGAAAAGGGATCGTGAAAAACAACGTCAAAAAAATCTCTATAACTGTCAGAAATTCTTTTTACAACACCTCTTCCTTCACCGATAAAAACTCTAACACCAAGTTCTTTGTCACAATAGTTGAGAGTCAGGAAACCGTCTTCAAAAGAACG from Desulfurobacterium sp. TC5-1 harbors:
- the argH gene encoding argininosuccinate lyase, with protein sequence MAESEKKLWGGRFKESTDALVEKYTESVSYDRRLAPFDIAGSIAHVTMLAKQGILKEEEAKKIVDGLNEILREIEEGKFEWKQELEDVHMNIEKRLIEKIGPVGGKLHTGRSRNDQVATDVRLYVRHEINEIISLLKKLRKAFYLQAKKYIDVIMPGYTHLQIAQPVLYAHHMLAYYQMFKRDEERFKDTLKRVNVMPLGSAALAGTSYPLDREFTASLLGFDSVSRNSMDAVSDRDFVAETIFNCALVMAHLSRLSEELILWSTEEFGFIDLPDAFCTGSSIMPQKKNPDVSELTRGKTGRVYGDLVAILTIIKGLPMTYNRDLQEDKEPLFDAIDTVKLALAVNSRVVKGMKPKKDRMKVQASKGFSLATDVADYLAKKGVPFRDAHRIVGEIVAYCLDNKKTLESMTIEEFKQFSDAFDGDVLNLMSVEGSTSSRNIIGGTAKEQVLKELEKIETEEGFKEEK
- the guaB gene encoding IMP dehydrogenase — encoded protein: MLDEHVKEALTFDDVLLVPNYSEVLPTQVDVSTQLTKRIRLNIPIMSAAMDTVTEADLAIAIARQGGIGIIHKNMTIEEQAEEVDRVKRSESGMIVKPVTVSPEQTIADAEALMRKYKISGLPVTDQNGKLLGIITNRDIRFVKNFTIKISEVMTKEDLKTVPVGTTLEQAKEILHKYKIEKLPVVDENGYLKGLITIKDIEKKEKYPLASKDELGRLMVGAAVGVGPDALERVTALVEAGVDIIVIDTAHGHSKKVLETVERVKAEFPELDVIAGNVATAEATEALIKAGADAVKVGIGPGSICTTRIVAGVGVPQLTAVAECVKVADKYGISIIADGGIKFSGDVAKAIGAGARVVMIGSLFAGTKESPGELILYQGRSYKVYRGMGSLGAMKKGSKDRYFQSEVEEKKLVPEGIEGMVPYRGPLADTIHQLVGGLKAGMGYCGAANIEEMRKKARFVKITASGLKESHVHDVIITKEAPNYWIER
- a CDS encoding MnmC family methyltransferase yields the protein MIKKIITADGSPTFFSEEYGEPYHSITAGAFREAEEKFIKPCRVRETLRERDLKILDVCFGLGFNSVSAVKVASEAGRRLLIIGFEKDIEVIKASLRLDWGDMSGFKVVLKELLRNRSFEDGFLTLNYCDKELGVRVFIGEGRGVVKRISDSYRDFFDVVFHDPFSPKVNPELWSFDFFKKISEMVRKGGILATYSSSLPVRKALQMAGFGVREGIAVGRKSKSTVAVKGAETVLPDKLKRKLESSIFAVPYRDPYLNDPPALIKNRRNGCIYLLNRVYPLECIY